The following proteins are encoded in a genomic region of Clostridium kluyveri:
- a CDS encoding NifB/NifX family molybdenum-iron cluster-binding protein, producing MAKVAVASSDGVFINEHFARADKFFIYEIHQGGEYEFIEIRAVHFNNSKSGEDKLNKIIKLMGDVKLVLASSVGSGAVYVLHDRNIVAVSLSGSIERALKSYAKRGKILEYLVAKDTFGGSVDKSNCPIRAAKILSNIRRFDD from the coding sequence ATGGCGAAAGTTGCTGTAGCAAGCAGCGATGGTGTTTTTATAAATGAACATTTTGCAAGGGCGGATAAATTCTTTATTTATGAAATTCACCAGGGTGGAGAATATGAATTCATAGAGATACGAGCGGTTCATTTCAATAATTCTAAAAGTGGAGAAGATAAATTAAACAAGATTATAAAGCTGATGGGAGATGTAAAATTGGTATTAGCCAGCAGTGTTGGCTCTGGAGCAGTATATGTGCTTCATGATAGGAATATTGTGGCTGTAAGTCTCAGTGGATCCATAGAGAGAGCCCTTAAATCCTATGCTAAAAGGGGAAAGATACTTGAATATCTTGTGGCCAAGGATACCTTTGGAGGTTCAGTGGATAAATCTAATTGTCCAATTAGGGCAGCAAAGATTCTGTCAAACATACGCCGTTTTGATGATTAA